A genomic segment from Nitratiruptor sp. YY08-10 encodes:
- a CDS encoding methyltransferase domain-containing protein, with protein MIDKIIQDSQKNRLNIKELLRQKDKKDFILFAYYALYNTLPPQSSLKKLKKKIFIKLLELDDEEFLEYAYLLILKREIDDAGKRYYLQKLNYHLKEQILDEISSSKEAWQKNGLTFKLNLLQKLAFKFLPVEYKVTLNKQKKQNKEQQKYIKALEQNLHQLSNLNAQTKQQLSSLQQKLNQLSTSLEFDDVFIEECEYLKHAHNECKRLFNQDCKDYYILFENIFYNSEAVKNLQKNYLPYIKSGKIVDIGCGRGEFLEILKNNNYQAIGVEINDELVKLLKKKGFHIFKQDANTFLKEHQGFDTIVALEVIEHFETDYLKEFLHLSFQTLNKKGIVILETVNPLANTGLGNFYMDITHKKPLPAKMMAFWMEYVGFKNIKILYSSLVPVEYRTTFIEKNYQTYAIIGEKI; from the coding sequence ATGATAGATAAAATAATACAAGATAGCCAAAAAAATAGACTAAATATCAAAGAGCTTTTACGACAAAAAGATAAAAAAGATTTTATTCTTTTTGCCTATTATGCTCTTTATAACACTTTGCCTCCGCAAAGTTCATTAAAAAAATTAAAGAAAAAAATTTTTATAAAACTGTTAGAGCTAGATGATGAAGAGTTTTTAGAGTATGCCTATCTTTTAATACTAAAAAGAGAAATAGATGATGCAGGGAAAAGATACTATTTACAAAAACTAAATTATCACTTAAAAGAGCAAATATTAGACGAAATATCATCTTCCAAAGAGGCATGGCAAAAAAATGGTCTTACTTTTAAACTCAATCTCTTACAAAAGCTGGCTTTTAAATTTTTGCCAGTAGAATATAAAGTTACCCTAAATAAACAAAAAAAGCAAAATAAAGAGCAGCAAAAGTATATAAAAGCATTAGAGCAAAATCTACACCAACTTTCCAATCTCAATGCTCAAACCAAACAGCAACTATCATCTCTTCAACAAAAACTAAATCAGCTTTCAACTTCATTGGAGTTTGATGACGTCTTTATTGAAGAGTGTGAGTATCTAAAGCATGCCCACAATGAGTGTAAAAGACTCTTTAACCAAGATTGCAAAGACTATTACATCCTTTTTGAAAATATCTTTTACAACTCCGAAGCTGTCAAAAATCTTCAAAAAAACTACTTACCATATATAAAATCAGGTAAAATTGTCGATATTGGCTGCGGTAGAGGCGAGTTTTTAGAGATACTGAAAAACAACAACTACCAAGCAATAGGTGTAGAAATCAACGATGAGCTAGTTAAGCTGCTTAAGAAAAAAGGCTTTCACATATTTAAACAGGATGCAAATACCTTTTTAAAAGAGCATCAAGGATTTGATACTATCGTAGCCCTTGAGGTGATAGAGCATTTTGAAACAGACTATTTAAAAGAGTTTTTGCATCTCTCATTCCAAACACTCAATAAAAAGGGTATTGTTATTTTAGAGACAGTCAATCCTCTTGCCAATACGGGTCTAGGGAATTTTTATATGGATATAACACATAAAAAACCACTTCCTGCAAAAATGATGGCTTTTTGGATGGAGTATGTGGGATTTAAAAATATCAAAATTCTCTACTCCTCTTTAGTTCCAGTCGAATATAGAACAACATTTATTGAAAAAAACTATCAAACCTATGCCATTATCGGAGAAAAGATATGA
- a CDS encoding matrixin family metalloprotease codes for MNLDQVIKLYIALFDRAPEKEGVHNWYEAAVLNGWDEGQLAQNMIYAAQEVVNSNPDYLTIYPRYAHVDTNDPSVVRSIIESVYVSLFDKTYQDDPRGIDGWVEAVLKGQNIGNIIASIVYVADGIADGTISADTQTIAHALAYKNKIEVGKYVAQKSPTFLGDFDIYQSFIKHVTDDAESVADAVFAINDYFDSSVTSYDALPLEVRSLLIDQGAKIDEDIITYSFPQVMPFEYQDEISYSNHWQPLNLIDQSRVREAFHELGSVLGVRFEEVDSNGDIRFSKVTPFSQNEAGFTVQEVFDGKMVTAGVGSDIFLSNDYDTNAAPKDVILHEIGHALGLKHPFEGTPVMPATFDNILYTIMSYTQTETALPKISLQNYGSSYEYTVETEPLGRKNIGYFDLLALRYLYGRAEHNLTNETYDISDLYNQHAFAHIVDDGGIDTLVLDSREPACIDLRGGEFLSSIGDHLPFNYIKQQIQEQMSLEDIPSSYFDAIYAGVLDIIQQNPSFKAQIYQGENVVTLPENSIENIVATGADEIIYDNALDNRIITGSGNDIIYVSQGDDTIDGGDGIDTVYLPDKQYQEIQTDGILYLVSDDQVIALQNIEHIV; via the coding sequence ATGAATCTTGATCAGGTTATAAAACTCTACATTGCGCTTTTTGACAGAGCTCCTGAAAAAGAGGGAGTGCACAACTGGTACGAAGCTGCTGTTCTGAATGGATGGGATGAAGGGCAGCTGGCCCAAAACATGATCTATGCAGCCCAGGAGGTGGTAAACTCCAATCCAGACTACCTCACGATCTATCCTCGGTATGCACATGTAGATACGAATGATCCAAGTGTTGTTCGTTCTATTATCGAATCCGTTTATGTTTCCCTATTTGACAAAACCTATCAAGATGACCCGAGAGGGATTGACGGATGGGTAGAAGCAGTTTTAAAAGGCCAAAATATCGGAAACATTATCGCAAGTATTGTCTACGTGGCTGATGGAATAGCCGATGGTACTATATCGGCGGATACGCAAACGATAGCGCACGCTTTGGCTTATAAAAATAAGATAGAAGTAGGAAAATATGTTGCACAAAAATCACCTACTTTTTTGGGTGATTTTGATATATACCAGTCCTTTATCAAACATGTGACAGATGATGCTGAGAGTGTTGCAGATGCTGTTTTTGCCATTAACGACTATTTTGACTCATCAGTAACTTCCTATGATGCATTGCCTCTTGAAGTACGCTCCCTGCTAATCGATCAGGGAGCAAAAATCGATGAAGATATTATCACATACAGTTTCCCACAGGTAATGCCTTTTGAGTATCAAGATGAAATTTCCTATTCAAACCATTGGCAACCTTTGAATCTCATCGATCAGTCAAGGGTTCGGGAAGCGTTTCATGAACTTGGTTCTGTTTTGGGTGTCCGTTTCGAAGAGGTTGATAGCAATGGCGATATACGATTTTCCAAAGTGACTCCTTTTTCCCAGAACGAGGCCGGTTTTACGGTACAGGAGGTTTTTGATGGCAAGATGGTGACAGCAGGTGTGGGAAGCGATATCTTTTTGTCCAATGACTATGATACGAATGCTGCACCGAAAGATGTCATTTTACACGAGATCGGACATGCTCTTGGTCTCAAACACCCGTTTGAAGGCACACCGGTTATGCCTGCTACATTTGACAATATACTCTATACCATTATGAGCTATACGCAGACAGAGACTGCCTTGCCAAAAATTTCCCTTCAAAACTATGGCAGCAGTTATGAATACACTGTAGAAACAGAACCTCTTGGGAGAAAAAATATCGGTTATTTTGATCTGTTGGCTTTGCGATACCTGTATGGCCGGGCCGAACACAATCTAACAAATGAAACCTATGATATATCCGATCTGTACAACCAGCATGCTTTTGCCCATATCGTCGATGACGGGGGGATCGATACATTAGTGCTTGATAGCCGGGAGCCGGCTTGTATCGATCTTCGAGGAGGAGAGTTTCTATCAAGCATTGGCGATCATTTGCCGTTCAACTACATCAAGCAGCAGATTCAAGAGCAGATGAGTTTGGAAGATATTCCAAGTTCCTATTTTGATGCTATCTATGCAGGCGTTTTGGATATCATCCAACAAAATCCATCCTTTAAAGCGCAAATCTATCAAGGTGAAAATGTTGTCACTTTACCCGAAAATTCCATAGAAAACATTGTAGCTACAGGCGCAGATGAGATCATCTACGATAACGCCCTGGACAATCGCATCATAACCGGATCAGGCAATGACATTATCTATGTCTCACAAGGAGACGATACAATCGATGGAGGGGATGGGATTGATACAGTCTATCTTCCCGATAAACAGTATCAAGAAATTCAAACAGATGGGATACTCTATCTTGTTTCCGATGATCAGGTCATCGCTTTGCAAAATATTGAGCATATCGTATAA
- a CDS encoding DUF6447 family protein: MATVTIDGKEYAIEELPDAAKAQIMNIQYVDQKIADLKSQIAVMTAAREYYSALLKANLPKEGDDTVKYEE, encoded by the coding sequence ATGGCGACAGTCACGATTGATGGCAAAGAGTATGCGATCGAAGAGCTTCCCGATGCAGCAAAAGCACAGATCATGAACATTCAGTATGTGGATCAAAAGATAGCCGATCTCAAATCCCAAATCGCTGTGATGACAGCTGCACGAGAGTACTACTCTGCACTTTTAAAAGCCAATTTGCCAAAAGAGGGTGATGACACTGTCAAGTATGAAGAGTAA
- a CDS encoding glycosyltransferase family 4 protein produces MIALIIHRFDKDIVGGAEQYAYELAKIIALQKEIEIITTTAVDHTTWENFYEPGVYEDDFIIRRFQVDIQRSLYWERLHSLALTKNPSTLPVSFCEEWIKRQGPYSSSLLNFLKKSHYEKYIFVTYLYPTTYFGIDLVENAYLLSTYHDEVPFYFPIFKKYARYKHLFLTSEEKSLAIEHIKPTSYEILGFGIKEKCLPLSSQEKYFLYAGRIEPSKGIDVLAKFYERFYKKHKIPLYVIGKGDESLIKKRGIVYKGFVTEEEKLNYMKNAIAFIHPSPHESLGIVLLESFSQSTPALVTSKSRVLTDHITLSKGGKSYTNYEEFEKNLLEIKKNRSFYANNAYRYFKKNYDYEIFKNKILHIF; encoded by the coding sequence TTGATTGCGTTGATCATTCATAGATTTGATAAAGACATAGTAGGAGGTGCGGAACAATACGCATATGAGCTGGCAAAGATCATTGCTTTGCAAAAAGAGATAGAGATCATTACCACAACAGCAGTGGATCATACAACCTGGGAGAATTTTTATGAACCGGGAGTTTATGAAGATGATTTTATTATAAGAAGATTCCAGGTCGACATCCAACGCTCACTCTATTGGGAAAGGCTGCATTCCCTTGCCCTTACGAAAAATCCATCCACTCTTCCCGTCTCTTTTTGCGAAGAGTGGATAAAAAGACAGGGGCCTTACTCCAGTTCATTGTTGAATTTTTTAAAAAAATCACACTATGAAAAATATATCTTTGTCACATACCTCTATCCGACCACCTATTTTGGTATCGATCTTGTGGAAAACGCCTATTTATTATCCACATATCACGATGAAGTACCGTTTTACTTCCCGATATTTAAAAAGTACGCCAGATACAAACATCTCTTTTTGACAAGCGAAGAGAAAAGTCTGGCGATTGAACATATAAAACCAACCAGTTATGAGATTTTGGGTTTTGGTATCAAAGAAAAATGTCTTCCTTTGAGTTCCCAAGAAAAATATTTTCTTTATGCAGGAAGGATCGAGCCGTCCAAAGGCATAGACGTCTTGGCAAAGTTTTATGAAAGGTTTTATAAAAAACATAAAATCCCACTGTACGTCATAGGAAAAGGAGATGAGAGTCTTATAAAAAAAAGGGGGATCGTCTACAAAGGCTTTGTCACTGAAGAAGAGAAACTAAACTATATGAAAAACGCCATAGCTTTCATCCATCCTTCTCCCCACGAAAGCCTTGGAATTGTTTTGTTGGAGAGCTTCAGTCAGTCCACTCCCGCTCTTGTAACATCAAAAAGTAGAGTGCTCACAGATCATATCACTCTCTCAAAGGGAGGAAAAAGTTATACCAATTATGAAGAATTTGAAAAAAATCTTCTCGAAATTAAAAAAAACAGAAGCTTCTATGCCAACAACGCCTATAGATACTTCAAAAAAAATTATGACTATGAAATATTTAAAAATAAAATACTTCATATTTTTTAA
- a CDS encoding glycosyltransferase yields MKAIILTPALVPFDAVSNDVRQQHKVLNEIIPTYIYTDSFSEDGYSSSFLIDRAKLEKLSGDKENILIYHHSVYWGLADELLPSAKAKIFIKYHNITPPQFFAPYNKTYEHICRMGILQNERLKRLNARYLADSSFNAKDFPNAEVVPVFTLLDDFEKKIDTEFADKLLNNQLNILFVGRFAPNKGHTHLVKTVYFLKEYGLNPMLHIAGGIDEGLETYYQEIKDLISFYYLKSNIKIYDKLPFTKLITLFKTSDIFLLLSEHEGFCVPILESQKSSLPIVCVDRTAIKETIGKGQIVLEDFEYNTIAATIYTLHKNPSFQTFLTAKGRENLKRFSYEHIKKLFLGAIFDCVDHS; encoded by the coding sequence ATGAAAGCCATCATTTTAACGCCGGCACTTGTACCTTTTGATGCGGTGAGCAATGATGTAAGACAACAACACAAAGTCTTAAATGAGATAATTCCAACCTATATCTACACAGATTCTTTTAGCGAAGATGGCTACTCCTCCTCTTTTTTAATTGATCGAGCCAAACTTGAAAAGCTTAGTGGTGATAAAGAAAATATCTTAATCTACCACCATTCAGTCTATTGGGGTTTGGCAGATGAGCTTTTGCCAAGTGCCAAAGCAAAAATTTTCATCAAATACCACAACATTACGCCCCCTCAGTTTTTTGCCCCCTACAATAAAACCTATGAACATATCTGCAGAATGGGGATTTTGCAAAATGAGAGACTGAAAAGACTCAATGCCAGATATTTGGCGGACTCTTCTTTCAATGCAAAAGATTTTCCTAACGCCGAAGTTGTACCGGTTTTTACACTGCTCGATGATTTTGAAAAAAAGATAGATACGGAGTTCGCAGATAAACTCCTAAACAATCAACTCAATATTCTTTTTGTCGGAAGATTCGCTCCAAACAAAGGACATACCCATCTTGTAAAAACGGTATATTTTCTAAAAGAGTATGGATTGAACCCAATGCTTCATATCGCAGGTGGTATCGATGAAGGTCTTGAAACATATTACCAGGAGATTAAGGACCTTATATCTTTCTACTATCTTAAATCCAATATCAAAATATACGACAAACTTCCTTTTACAAAACTGATTACTCTTTTTAAAACATCCGATATCTTTTTGCTTCTCTCCGAACATGAAGGATTTTGTGTGCCTATATTGGAATCGCAAAAGAGCTCTTTGCCAATTGTTTGCGTTGATAGAACTGCAATCAAAGAGACCATAGGAAAAGGACAGATCGTTTTGGAAGATTTCGAGTACAACACTATTGCGGCGACTATATACACTTTGCATAAAAATCCATCTTTCCAAACCTTTCTTACGGCAAAAGGCAGAGAAAATCTAAAGAGATTTAGTTATGAACATATAAAAAAACTTTTCTTAGGAGCCATCTTTGATTGCGTTGATCATTCATAG
- a CDS encoding DDE-type integrase/transposase/recombinase, giving the protein MEATIDAFGVSRRTLFRWKKSFNDANGDIKALNPKSRKLKRVRESKVPIEVIKEIKRLRKAYPNIGKAKLYHLLKPFCEERGLKTPSESTIGRIIAKAPDKMRIFPYRIDTKGKVKPKKRVQKNRKPKNLKSKPFELWAVDTIQIVSNGIKRYILTMIDPLTRIAFAVAIPSKHTKHTAYALEALIDGITSIKHKRTLAILSDNGSEFKKEFDALLEQKGFTHYWTYPRSPKMNAHNERFNRTIQEQFIQYYEDVLFTDLQEFNKKLAKWLIDYNTKILHSSLNFKSPVQYLLENYHECHMYWTYTRYCILYFFCGTICWV; this is encoded by the coding sequence TTGGAAGCTACAATAGATGCTTTTGGAGTAAGTAGAAGAACGCTTTTTCGATGGAAAAAAAGTTTCAATGATGCAAATGGTGATATCAAAGCCTTAAATCCAAAATCACGCAAACTAAAAAGAGTAAGAGAGTCAAAAGTACCAATAGAAGTCATAAAAGAGATAAAACGATTAAGAAAAGCATATCCCAACATCGGTAAAGCAAAACTCTATCACCTTTTAAAACCCTTTTGTGAAGAAAGAGGTCTTAAAACTCCCTCAGAATCAACAATAGGACGAATAATCGCAAAAGCACCAGATAAAATGAGAATATTTCCTTATCGCATCGATACAAAAGGAAAAGTCAAACCAAAAAAGAGAGTTCAAAAAAATAGAAAACCAAAAAACCTCAAATCCAAACCATTTGAACTCTGGGCAGTAGATACCATCCAAATAGTCTCAAACGGTATAAAACGATATATCCTTACGATGATAGATCCTCTCACACGTATTGCATTTGCAGTAGCAATTCCTTCTAAACATACAAAACATACTGCATACGCCCTTGAAGCTCTCATCGATGGAATAACTTCCATCAAACATAAACGTACACTTGCAATTCTTTCTGATAATGGCAGTGAATTTAAAAAAGAGTTTGACGCTCTGCTTGAACAAAAAGGCTTTACACACTACTGGACCTATCCAAGAAGCCCTAAAATGAATGCACACAATGAACGATTTAATAGAACAATTCAAGAACAGTTTATTCAATACTATGAAGATGTACTCTTTACAGACTTACAAGAATTCAATAAAAAATTAGCAAAATGGCTCATCGATTACAATACCAAAATACTACACTCTTCTCTTAATTTTAAATCTCCGGTACAATACCTCCTTGAAAACTATCATGAGTGCCATATGTATTGGACTTATACAAGATATTGCATTCTTTATTTTTTTTGTGGTACAATTTGCTGGGTATAG
- a CDS encoding TolC family protein codes for MRISLLLLFLIAFTWAETLEDVALKATQHNFKLKSLEHSIKASKYRKKGAYSNLFPSINASGSYGKDKYHYEYPTRKINYDSTVTSYTISVKQPVYEPKIYAMIHETKLKEKYASVQKEAFTNDLLQEITNTYIEVVSLRSLIALAQKKSFNYQKMVRDIKKKMDLHLAAKSDYLYAVAKYEQAKSDVAQFRLALQNQLQKLSFLANDAVTEISFSAISDSVLNIKLPDIDIANNPELMLYALNTKIAKNEVQKRKYGRYPSLDLALSYGDTVSDDSITRRGNSRAFLELTLPIFNAALNNSIKEAIELYNAAKYDYLDRKNSFSIQKEKSATNIKSYQKLLEADNQSIQSYAIYLQKAKLSYENRLISVIDLYKAQNDYYDAVIQKIKHKKALLQEFVNYLSVGGKLDMHEVVMIQFLYLKKRSVYGDSHD; via the coding sequence ATGCGAATTAGCCTTTTGCTTCTTTTTCTCATCGCTTTTACATGGGCTGAAACGCTCGAAGATGTTGCCTTGAAAGCAACGCAGCACAATTTCAAATTAAAAAGTCTTGAGCACTCTATCAAAGCTTCCAAATATAGAAAAAAAGGAGCATATAGCAACTTATTTCCTTCTATAAATGCATCAGGGAGCTATGGAAAAGACAAATACCATTACGAGTATCCTACTAGAAAGATCAACTACGACTCTACCGTAACCTCTTATACAATCTCTGTGAAACAGCCGGTATATGAGCCAAAAATCTATGCGATGATCCATGAAACCAAGCTCAAAGAAAAATATGCAAGTGTGCAAAAAGAGGCTTTTACCAACGATCTTTTACAAGAGATCACAAATACCTATATAGAGGTGGTATCCCTTCGCTCCCTCATCGCACTTGCGCAAAAAAAGAGCTTTAATTACCAAAAGATGGTACGGGATATCAAAAAGAAGATGGATCTGCATCTTGCGGCTAAAAGTGACTATCTTTATGCGGTCGCAAAATATGAACAGGCAAAAAGCGATGTGGCACAGTTTCGACTGGCTTTGCAAAACCAGCTTCAAAAACTCTCTTTTCTTGCGAATGATGCAGTTACTGAAATCTCTTTTTCCGCTATTAGTGATAGTGTACTCAATATCAAGCTTCCCGACATCGATATAGCAAACAATCCAGAATTGATGCTCTACGCGCTCAATACAAAGATTGCCAAAAACGAGGTGCAAAAGAGAAAATATGGGCGATATCCCTCTTTGGATCTTGCACTCTCATACGGCGATACAGTGAGTGATGACTCCATCACGAGACGTGGTAATTCAAGGGCCTTTTTGGAACTCACTCTTCCTATATTCAATGCAGCCCTCAACAACTCCATCAAAGAGGCGATAGAACTTTACAATGCAGCCAAATATGACTATCTGGACAGAAAAAACAGTTTTTCTATCCAAAAAGAAAAAAGTGCAACAAATATCAAGTCCTATCAGAAGCTGCTTGAAGCGGACAACCAAAGTATCCAAAGCTATGCCATCTATTTGCAAAAAGCGAAACTCTCCTATGAAAACCGTCTTATTTCTGTTATCGATCTGTACAAAGCACAAAACGATTACTACGATGCAGTGATACAAAAGATCAAACATAAAAAAGCTCTTTTGCAAGAGTTTGTGAACTACCTTTCTGTAGGTGGCAAACTGGATATGCATGAGGTGGTTATGATACAATTTCTCTACCTAAAAAAAAGGAGTGTATATGGCGACAGTCACGATTGA
- a CDS encoding ABC transporter ATP-binding protein → MNALEVRNLTKIYKLYKKPSDRLVEIFFKTKKHRLFYANKDISFDLHQGETLGIIGINGAGKSTLLKQIAGVISPTSGEIRSFGRITALLELGTGFNPEFSGKENIYLNGMLIGLSKAEIDERVHDIIDFSELGDFIDEPLKTYSSGMVMRLAFSIAIHSNPSILIVDEALSVGDAHFSAKCTKALKELKEKNLSIIYVSHDLNSLKLLCDRLILLHKGEIVYEGDPESVINKYNFLIAKLNKTQDNIKQMDNSSYGTLDAYIEKVAVSGTKSHSDILSSGEEGVIEVVIKAKKDLKNKTVGILIRDKFAQDIFGTNTYYFDKFLDLKKGKRYKISFKMPFNIGAGKYTVSAAIHSGERHSEECLHWVDNAADFEIAGIEGKFFIGVCRLTPVIDIKAEDDR, encoded by the coding sequence ATAAACGCTCTTGAAGTTAGAAATCTTACAAAAATCTATAAACTCTACAAAAAACCTTCCGATCGGCTTGTAGAGATCTTTTTCAAAACGAAAAAACACCGTCTCTTTTATGCAAACAAAGATATCTCCTTTGACCTTCACCAAGGTGAAACCCTTGGTATCATCGGTATCAATGGTGCAGGCAAGTCAACGCTTCTAAAGCAGATAGCCGGTGTCATATCTCCCACGTCTGGAGAGATTCGCTCATTTGGACGCATTACGGCACTGCTGGAACTTGGCACAGGATTTAATCCCGAATTTAGCGGAAAAGAAAATATCTATCTCAATGGTATGCTCATAGGCTTAAGCAAAGCCGAAATTGATGAAAGAGTACACGATATCATAGACTTTAGCGAACTGGGAGACTTTATCGATGAGCCACTGAAGACATACTCTTCCGGTATGGTGATGCGTCTAGCATTTTCCATAGCCATCCATTCAAATCCTTCTATCTTGATCGTGGATGAAGCCCTTTCTGTTGGAGATGCACACTTCAGTGCCAAATGTACCAAAGCCCTTAAAGAACTCAAAGAGAAAAACCTAAGTATCATCTATGTCTCCCATGATCTAAACTCTTTAAAGCTTCTTTGTGACAGGCTTATATTGTTGCACAAAGGAGAGATAGTCTATGAAGGCGATCCTGAAAGTGTTATCAATAAGTATAATTTCCTCATAGCAAAGCTTAACAAAACACAAGATAATATCAAGCAAATGGACAATTCTTCATATGGAACACTTGATGCGTATATAGAAAAAGTAGCAGTTTCGGGTACAAAATCTCATTCAGATATACTCTCATCAGGTGAAGAGGGGGTTATAGAGGTTGTGATAAAGGCAAAAAAAGATCTAAAAAACAAAACAGTAGGTATTTTGATAAGAGACAAATTTGCCCAAGACATCTTTGGTACAAATACTTACTATTTTGATAAATTTCTTGATTTGAAAAAAGGTAAAAGGTATAAAATAAGCTTCAAAATGCCTTTTAATATAGGTGCTGGTAAATATACAGTCTCTGCTGCAATCCACTCAGGAGAAAGGCACAGTGAAGAGTGTCTGCATTGGGTAGATAATGCAGCTGATTTTGAGATAGCAGGCATAGAAGGAAAATTTTTCATAGGTGTTTGTAGATTAACTCCAGTTATAGATATAAAGGCAGAAGATGATAGATAA